In Clostridium sp., one DNA window encodes the following:
- a CDS encoding Gx transporter family protein, translated as MNNSTKKMVFLSFLLGIALVIYVLEAQIPVIFPGIKLGLANMISLSALILLGWKEALTIMLLRTLLGSMFGGSMSAFIFSICGGILSNLVMILLYKFFKNSMSLWTISICGAIFHNIGQLFAASLIINDFRIYVYLPVLLISAIITGYFIGLCTKFLIARLKNIPMFKDLIQ; from the coding sequence ATGAATAACAGCACAAAAAAAATGGTTTTTCTAAGTTTTTTGCTAGGCATTGCCCTCGTTATATATGTGTTAGAAGCTCAAATTCCAGTCATATTCCCTGGAATAAAACTTGGACTCGCAAACATGATTTCACTTTCAGCACTGATCCTTCTTGGCTGGAAAGAGGCTTTAACTATCATGCTGCTTAGAACACTTCTTGGCTCCATGTTTGGAGGAAGCATGTCAGCCTTTATTTTCAGCATATGCGGCGGAATACTGAGCAACTTGGTAATGATACTGCTATATAAGTTCTTCAAAAATTCAATGAGCCTGTGGACAATAAGTATATGTGGAGCAATATTCCATAATATAGGCCAGTTATTTGCAGCTTCACTTATAATAAATGATTTTAGAATATATGTATATCTTCCGGTACTCTTGATTTCAGCTATTATAACTGGCTATTTTATAGGTCTATGTACTAAATTTCTAATTGCACGCCTGAAAAATATACCCATGTTCAAGGATTTGATTCAATAA
- a CDS encoding NusG domain II-containing protein: protein MKKGDKIASITIILLVVISIVGVFTYRNNLSGSKKIAIIKQDGKTIKNVDLNKVNNTEEFIVKYKGTHFNKVKMQKGKISIEDADCPDKICVKTGWISEPGQSIVCLPHKLIIEITGKDSDYDNITQ, encoded by the coding sequence ATGAAAAAAGGAGATAAAATTGCATCGATAACAATAATTTTATTAGTTGTAATAAGCATAGTTGGAGTTTTTACATATAGAAATAATTTGTCAGGTTCAAAAAAAATAGCCATAATAAAACAAGATGGAAAAACAATAAAAAATGTTGACTTGAACAAGGTAAATAATACGGAAGAATTTATCGTAAAATACAAAGGTACTCATTTCAATAAAGTTAAAATGCAGAAAGGCAAAATTTCAATTGAGGATGCAGATTGTCCTGATAAAATATGCGTGAAAACCGGATGGATATCAGAACCCGGACAAAGCATAGTCTGTCTTCCACATAAACTTATAATAGAAATAACGGGTAAAGATTCAGATTACGACAATATTACACAATGA
- a CDS encoding methyl-accepting chemotaxis protein → MVKLKFMYALNRKIKKQSEQVFEGISKGRKKALDNWFRDKWMQLETTSNVLKSFDENEDEFSEELNGRLEQYDDFCELFILDGNAKVLKSTCKKHLGLDMNDLPNYETGMKNERLMYGPYEDPNTMDIDLSGKKFADEVTLMFSIPYINYSGDRRILLGRVLNDDMSNVIQDEDTHVYKDSGDNYLFMVDTDRDILPGTAISRSRFEDSTFTKGDNLKDGVRTSKWGVVKIKKHTEFEIRFTDPETGDLHQGVKNTIKNGSNLDCWPGYPDYRHIMVGGKGTLIKPPYSGEIWGMMCEGDIAEIYNFNSISLKVPFIISIITAFVTIMNSIIYFLNPDVRFIGLFAAWLLITVISYIICKKIIVKPLNKTVNMLHVLAEGEGDLTMRVDKLSYDEIGELSRWFNKFINNQMTMIKRVGTSSKTSKSSIEVVSGLTNNIKKSMKTIAKTVKVLVDVSKNQNDVFQGTKEHFNNLSGSIQEMGGLINEVTNKVVDTSEHALGANESSNKVLNSINELEKSMKITLDRITILQQHSDSITKAVTAISNISKQTQLLALNATIEAARAGEYGKGFGVVAGEISKLSVETEEATKSIGNIVSNIQGEITNTFEEINEIDTEVHESTSNVKSNIDTFKYIVNNIKDINENMETILEITNKESQDVDSMVVSINEAADEINSKTARGANSSAECLALLERILDKTVILQQTTDNLEYSSNNLQEMVGAFKTS, encoded by the coding sequence ATGGTTAAATTAAAGTTTATGTATGCACTTAACAGAAAAATTAAGAAGCAATCCGAACAGGTGTTTGAAGGTATATCCAAAGGCAGAAAAAAGGCTTTGGACAACTGGTTCAGGGATAAATGGATGCAGCTGGAAACTACGAGTAATGTATTGAAAAGCTTTGATGAAAACGAAGATGAATTTAGTGAGGAATTGAATGGAAGGCTTGAACAGTATGATGATTTTTGCGAACTTTTTATACTGGATGGTAATGCCAAAGTACTGAAATCTACCTGTAAAAAGCACTTGGGACTTGATATGAATGATCTTCCGAATTATGAGACTGGTATGAAAAATGAAAGACTGATGTATGGACCCTATGAAGATCCTAATACTATGGATATTGATCTATCCGGTAAGAAATTTGCAGATGAAGTCACATTGATGTTTTCCATTCCATATATCAATTATTCCGGAGATAGAAGAATACTTTTGGGAAGGGTGCTAAATGATGACATGAGCAACGTAATTCAGGATGAAGATACCCATGTTTACAAGGATTCAGGAGACAATTATCTTTTTATGGTAGATACTGACAGGGATATACTTCCGGGTACAGCAATTTCCAGAAGCAGATTTGAGGACAGTACTTTTACAAAGGGGGACAATCTCAAAGACGGGGTAAGAACTTCTAAATGGGGAGTTGTAAAGATTAAAAAACATACCGAATTTGAAATAAGATTTACGGATCCTGAAACTGGAGATCTACATCAGGGTGTAAAGAATACCATAAAGAATGGAAGCAATCTTGACTGCTGGCCTGGATATCCAGATTACAGACATATAATGGTTGGAGGAAAGGGAACACTTATAAAACCGCCTTACAGTGGAGAAATATGGGGGATGATGTGTGAAGGCGATATAGCTGAAATATATAATTTCAACAGCATAAGTCTCAAGGTACCATTTATAATATCAATCATTACAGCATTTGTTACAATAATGAATTCCATTATATATTTCCTGAATCCGGATGTCAGATTTATAGGTTTGTTTGCAGCCTGGCTTTTAATAACAGTAATAAGCTATATTATATGTAAAAAGATTATCGTAAAACCTCTGAACAAAACTGTAAACATGCTGCATGTTTTAGCTGAAGGAGAAGGAGATCTTACAATGAGAGTGGACAAGTTATCCTATGATGAAATAGGTGAATTGTCAAGGTGGTTTAATAAATTTATCAACAATCAGATGACAATGATAAAGAGAGTAGGTACTTCTTCAAAAACTTCCAAATCATCGATTGAAGTGGTTTCAGGACTGACCAATAATATAAAGAAAAGTATGAAAACGATAGCTAAAACAGTAAAGGTACTGGTAGATGTTTCAAAGAATCAAAATGATGTATTCCAGGGCACAAAGGAACATTTCAATAATCTGTCCGGCTCCATACAGGAAATGGGCGGACTCATAAATGAAGTTACAAATAAGGTTGTAGATACAAGTGAACATGCACTTGGTGCAAATGAATCATCCAATAAAGTGCTCAATTCCATAAATGAACTTGAAAAGAGCATGAAAATAACATTGGATAGAATAACAATACTTCAGCAGCACTCGGATTCCATAACAAAAGCGGTTACAGCCATAAGCAATATAAGTAAGCAAACCCAGCTCCTGGCGTTAAATGCAACCATAGAAGCTGCAAGGGCTGGAGAATATGGCAAGGGTTTTGGAGTAGTCGCAGGGGAAATATCAAAATTATCGGTGGAGACAGAAGAAGCAACTAAATCAATAGGAAATATTGTTTCAAATATTCAAGGTGAGATTACAAATACTTTTGAGGAAATAAATGAAATAGATACTGAAGTCCATGAATCGACGAGTAATGTAAAATCTAATATCGACACTTTCAAATATATTGTAAATAATATAAAAGATATAAATGAGAATATGGAAACCATACTCGAGATAACAAATAAAGAAAGCCAGGATGTGGACAGCATGGTTGTGAGTATAAATGAAGCAGCTGACGAGATAAACAGCAAAACAGCCAGAGGAGCAAACAGCAGCGCAGAATGTCTTGCATTGCTTGAAAGGATATTGGATAAAACAGTAATATTGCAACAGACAACGGATAATCTGGAATATTCATCCAACAATCTTCAGGAAATGGTTGGTGCATTCAAGACCTCATAG
- a CDS encoding MBL fold metallo-hydrolase — translation MLFRLNKTQRITGNVFVVKTFISNFFIYSDNNTAVCFDAGFMPLLINRELKKINIDPDVISGIFLTDTDFSRTGGIRVFKNADVYLSCDISSKRSQKLVSYLNNKIKTDCKRLKDGDVVNIGKIRIRPFVIPEHPSGSMSYMVNDSILFI, via the coding sequence ATGTTGTTTAGATTGAATAAGACGCAGAGGATAACTGGTAATGTATTTGTTGTTAAAACATTTATTTCCAACTTTTTTATATATTCGGACAACAATACGGCAGTATGTTTTGACGCGGGATTTATGCCCTTACTTATAAACAGAGAATTGAAAAAGATAAATATAGATCCGGATGTCATATCTGGTATATTTCTGACGGATACGGATTTCAGCCGTACAGGAGGAATCAGAGTATTCAAAAATGCCGATGTGTACTTGTCCTGTGATATTTCATCCAAAAGATCACAAAAACTTGTATCCTATTTGAACAATAAAATAAAAACAGACTGTAAAAGACTTAAAGATGGAGATGTAGTAAATATAGGGAAAATAAGGATCAGACCATTTGTAATTCCAGAGCATCCGTCAGGATCAATGTCATATATGGTAAATGACAGTATATTGTTTATATAG
- a CDS encoding dihydroorotase has product MLLIKNGCFVDPLSNTQEELDILIDEKNIIKIDKNIAALPCMELIDASNCIVSPGFIDIHSHFRDPGFTYKEDMFTGAEAAAAGGYTTVVCMANTEPVVDNLDTLKYILDKVVSAKIEILQVASITKNMDGKELVDMTILKSAGAVGFSDDGRPITNSKLALDAMKMAKKLDVPLSFHEEDPCLIKQNGINSGKISENLGLEGSPHEAEDILIARDACLAISTGAKINIQHISSSLSVDLIKWAKKMGADITAEATPHHFSMTENMILEKGTNAKINPPLRMEKDRLSIIEALKDNTIEIIATDHAPHSAEEKGREFSKAPSGIIGLETSLPLCITYLVKSGSLTYMDMISKLTVNPAKLYGLDRGYIKVGHSADIVIFNPDEKYTVRNFLSKSCNSPFIGQTLTGRIKFTIHNGQIVYKSCNI; this is encoded by the coding sequence ATGCTGCTTATAAAGAATGGATGTTTTGTTGACCCTTTAAGCAATACACAAGAAGAACTTGATATACTTATAGATGAAAAAAATATAATAAAAATTGATAAAAATATAGCCGCTTTGCCTTGCATGGAACTAATTGATGCTTCAAATTGCATTGTGTCACCAGGGTTCATCGACATACATAGTCATTTCCGCGATCCTGGTTTTACATATAAAGAGGATATGTTTACCGGTGCCGAAGCTGCAGCTGCAGGTGGCTACACTACTGTTGTATGCATGGCAAATACGGAACCTGTCGTTGACAATTTAGATACTCTAAAATATATACTTGACAAAGTAGTATCGGCAAAGATTGAAATACTCCAGGTGGCTTCAATCACAAAAAATATGGATGGTAAGGAACTTGTAGACATGACTATCCTAAAAAGTGCCGGTGCTGTAGGTTTTTCCGATGACGGCAGACCCATAACGAACTCAAAATTGGCACTGGACGCTATGAAAATGGCAAAAAAACTGGATGTTCCTTTAAGTTTCCACGAGGAGGACCCTTGTCTCATAAAACAAAATGGAATAAATTCAGGGAAGATATCAGAAAATCTTGGTCTTGAAGGTTCTCCTCATGAGGCAGAAGACATACTCATTGCAAGAGATGCTTGTCTTGCTATATCGACAGGTGCAAAGATAAATATACAGCATATAAGCTCATCCCTGTCTGTAGATCTCATAAAATGGGCAAAAAAAATGGGGGCGGATATAACGGCAGAAGCCACACCTCACCATTTCAGCATGACAGAAAATATGATTCTTGAAAAAGGAACAAATGCCAAAATAAACCCTCCCCTTAGGATGGAAAAAGACAGACTATCCATAATAGAAGCGTTAAAAGACAATACAATCGAAATAATAGCGACCGACCATGCACCTCATTCAGCTGAAGAAAAAGGAAGAGAATTTTCCAAAGCCCCAAGTGGAATAATAGGCCTGGAAACTTCTCTTCCCTTGTGTATAACTTATCTGGTAAAATCCGGCTCTTTAACTTATATGGACATGATTTCAAAACTTACAGTCAATCCAGCAAAATTATATGGACTTGACAGAGGTTATATAAAAGTAGGCCACAGTGCAGATATTGTTATATTTAATCCCGATGAAAAATATACAGTCAGAAATTTTCTTTCGAAATCCTGCAATTCACCCTTTATTGGTCAGACATTGACAGGAAGAATTAAATTTACAATACACAATGGCCAGATAGTGTATAAGTCCTGCAATATTTAA
- a CDS encoding DUF3867 domain-containing protein: MDDNDDKIVSFNELKNKAREKDVEKIEDYVYGLCYDMAQGKITMADFSKSLQKYMDENNISQEKMFNIQKELMKRYGIDMEDMENQMKSMGFNIPAMNRSTDYETVRKALSFQEKYKDKIGSALITTYSIGNVEIYINEEKILLKSSGKIDLKDVELNEFLCSYKNVIKDKKLNISICENTKVFEY; the protein is encoded by the coding sequence ATGGATGATAATGATGACAAAATTGTGAGTTTTAATGAATTAAAAAACAAGGCAAGGGAAAAGGATGTAGAAAAAATAGAAGACTACGTATACGGACTTTGCTATGATATGGCTCAGGGGAAAATCACCATGGCTGATTTTTCAAAAAGTCTTCAAAAATATATGGATGAAAACAATATATCCCAGGAAAAGATGTTTAACATACAAAAAGAACTTATGAAGAGATATGGCATTGATATGGAAGATATGGAAAATCAGATGAAAAGTATGGGATTCAATATACCGGCGATGAATAGAAGTACTGATTATGAAACGGTAAGAAAGGCCCTGAGTTTTCAAGAAAAGTATAAGGATAAGATTGGAAGCGCATTGATTACAACTTATAGTATAGGCAATGTAGAAATATATATAAATGAAGAAAAAATACTGCTTAAAAGTTCAGGAAAAATAGATTTGAAGGATGTTGAGTTGAATGAATTTTTATGCTCCTACAAGAATGTAATAAAGGATAAAAAGTTGAATATATCAATTTGTGAAAATACAAAAGTATTTGAGTATTAG
- a CDS encoding response regulator transcription factor, with the protein MNRTILMVDDEDRMRVLMEAYLKKEGFGVILAENGQKALDKFKKNSIDLVVLDIMMPVMDGWTVCRRLREISNVPIIMLTAKAEDEDQLLGFQLGTDSYVTKPVSPNVLVAKVKALLKRAYSSLDENINSENFDGLNVNEDAHEVKIDGNDIYLSPKEFELLCYIMKNKNIVLTREKILDSVWGMDYYGDLRTVDTHVKRLREKLGDRAYLISTVRGVGYKFGVKK; encoded by the coding sequence ATGAATAGAACTATTCTAATGGTAGATGATGAAGATAGAATGAGAGTACTTATGGAGGCCTATTTGAAAAAAGAAGGCTTTGGAGTTATACTGGCAGAAAATGGGCAGAAGGCTCTGGACAAATTTAAAAAGAACAGCATAGATCTTGTGGTATTGGATATAATGATGCCGGTTATGGACGGATGGACGGTATGCCGCAGACTTAGGGAGATTTCAAATGTACCAATAATAATGTTGACTGCAAAAGCGGAGGATGAGGATCAACTTCTGGGATTTCAACTCGGAACGGACAGTTATGTAACCAAGCCTGTGAGTCCCAATGTATTGGTGGCAAAAGTAAAGGCGCTTTTGAAGAGAGCTTATTCATCACTGGATGAAAACATAAATTCCGAAAATTTTGATGGACTTAATGTAAATGAAGATGCTCATGAGGTTAAGATAGATGGAAACGATATATACCTTTCACCAAAGGAATTTGAACTTTTATGTTATATTATGAAGAATAAAAATATAGTTTTAACTAGAGAAAAAATACTTGACTCCGTATGGGGAATGGATTATTATGGGGATTTAAGAACTGTCGATACTCACGTAAAACGGCTTAGAGAAAAGCTTGGAGACAGGGCTTATTTGATAAGTACTGTAAGAGGAGTAGGATATAAGTTTGGAGTAAAAAAATGA
- a CDS encoding ATP-binding protein, whose translation MKLEDVFSQNKFIVKIRKNITLKLFVITTLVFTIFITSTLVFESLFFGKFYISQKKRNLQNRLEKFEDSYNKTKDKEAAVNLIRSFEEDNNSKIVIVDKNGKIKFLTSPDTRGYDEIRVKIINDIIVEWNMNSNLLDEMKSKDKPITVVTEMRINGVKNILSAVPDNKKGEIIFAIISLQPVNEASLVIKQFYVYFYIGAIVLIVILSLIYTNMVSNPLVKMNNVAKKMALMNFSEKCNIESEDEIGNLASTLNFLSNNLDNALTSLKEANKKLEDDIEKERKLEKTRKNFIDSVSHELKTPINLIGGYAEGLKDRVFESEKRDYYIDIIIDESRKMAGLVNDMLNLSHMESGTFKLTKEKFFIDKLVNSVIHRFSVIIESKGIHLENRMLKNIEIYADWDAIEQVTTNFLTNAIRYTDEGGKIVFSTKKTNGDVIVSVENSGRHIPEPQIDKVWDNFYRIDKSRNRKLGGTGLGLSIVKNILTLHRYKYGVKNTDMGVKFYFICNTIEK comes from the coding sequence ATGAAACTAGAGGATGTATTTTCTCAGAATAAATTTATTGTAAAAATAAGAAAAAATATAACACTTAAATTGTTTGTAATAACCACATTGGTTTTTACCATATTTATAACTAGTACACTCGTTTTTGAGTCGCTATTTTTTGGAAAATTTTATATATCACAGAAGAAGAGAAATTTACAAAACAGACTGGAAAAATTTGAAGACAGCTATAATAAAACAAAAGATAAGGAAGCTGCGGTTAATTTAATAAGAAGTTTTGAAGAGGATAACAATTCCAAGATTGTAATAGTAGATAAAAATGGAAAAATAAAATTTCTTACGAGTCCTGATACTAGAGGTTATGATGAAATAAGAGTTAAAATTATAAATGACATCATAGTTGAATGGAATATGAATTCAAATTTACTGGATGAAATGAAATCAAAAGATAAGCCTATTACAGTTGTTACGGAAATGAGGATCAATGGTGTTAAAAATATACTGAGTGCAGTTCCCGATAATAAAAAAGGTGAAATAATATTTGCAATAATTTCACTTCAGCCTGTAAATGAGGCTTCCCTGGTTATAAAGCAGTTTTATGTATATTTTTATATAGGAGCTATTGTACTTATTGTCATTTTATCTTTGATATATACCAATATGGTTTCCAATCCGCTTGTAAAAATGAACAACGTTGCAAAAAAAATGGCTTTGATGAATTTTTCAGAAAAGTGCAATATTGAAAGTGAAGATGAAATCGGGAATCTGGCAAGTACTCTTAACTTTTTGTCGAATAACTTGGACAATGCACTCACATCTTTAAAAGAAGCAAATAAAAAATTGGAAGATGATATAGAGAAGGAGAGAAAACTTGAAAAAACAAGAAAGAATTTTATAGATTCAGTATCACATGAATTGAAAACACCTATAAATCTTATAGGTGGATATGCGGAGGGGCTTAAGGACAGGGTGTTCGAATCTGAAAAAAGGGACTATTATATTGATATAATAATAGATGAAAGCAGGAAAATGGCTGGTCTTGTAAATGATATGTTAAACCTGTCGCATATGGAGTCTGGAACCTTCAAGTTGACAAAGGAAAAATTTTTTATAGACAAATTAGTAAATTCAGTCATACACAGGTTTTCAGTGATTATAGAAAGCAAAGGCATTCATCTTGAAAACAGAATGTTAAAAAATATTGAAATATATGCTGATTGGGATGCTATTGAACAGGTGACTACTAATTTTTTAACAAATGCAATCAGATATACTGATGAGGGAGGTAAAATAGTATTTTCGACTAAAAAAACAAATGGAGATGTTATTGTTTCTGTGGAAAATTCAGGCAGGCATATACCTGAACCTCAAATTGATAAGGTATGGGACAATTTTTATAGAATAGATAAGTCCAGAAATAGAAAGTTGGGAGGCACTGGCCTCGGACTTTCAATAGTAAAAAATATACTCACACTCCATAGATATAAATATGGAGTAAAAAATACGGATATGGGAGTAAAATTTTATTTTATATGCAATACAATAGAAAAATAA
- a CDS encoding betaine/proline/choline family ABC transporter ATP-binding protein (Members of the family are the ATP-binding subunit of ABC transporters for substrates such as betaine, L-proline or other amino acids, choline, carnitine, etc. The substrate specificity is best determined from the substrate-binding subunit, rather than this subunit, as it interacts with the permease subunit and not with substrate directly.) gives MIEFKNVSKSFKSKTVLNNINLEIHKGELAVLIGPSGCGKTTTLKMINKLIKPTSGDIFVNGRNIRKEDTIELRRNIGYVIQQTGLFPHMTISENISLIPRLQKWPEDRIERRTIELMDMVGMNPEEYLDRYPEELSGGQQQRVGVARAFAMDSDIVLMDEPFSALDPITKNQLQDELFDLQQELKKTIVFVTHDMDEAIKLGDRICIMKDGNILQFDIPEEILKNPAHGFVEEFIGKNRIWNKPEFIKARDIMITNPVVTNSERTIVQAVEIMRANKVDALMIVDKTSKLIGITTIKDIRRGMDKTLKLKDIMEKNIFSVDEEDSIVDVLKEINDEKVGYIPVLDNKGKLAGLITRSSLITVLSTQFLDAEEVIQ, from the coding sequence ATGATAGAATTCAAGAATGTTAGCAAGTCTTTTAAAAGCAAAACAGTATTGAATAATATAAATCTGGAAATTCATAAGGGTGAACTGGCAGTACTTATCGGTCCCAGCGGATGCGGGAAAACAACTACATTGAAGATGATAAACAAACTTATAAAACCAACTTCTGGAGATATTTTTGTCAATGGCAGGAATATAAGAAAAGAGGATACCATAGAACTCAGGAGAAATATTGGATATGTAATTCAGCAGACCGGACTTTTTCCCCATATGACTATATCAGAAAATATATCATTGATACCGAGACTGCAAAAATGGCCTGAAGATAGAATAGAGCGTAGAACAATTGAGCTAATGGATATGGTTGGAATGAATCCTGAAGAATATTTAGATAGGTACCCTGAAGAATTAAGTGGTGGACAGCAGCAAAGGGTGGGAGTGGCAAGAGCTTTTGCTATGGATTCGGATATAGTTCTTATGGACGAACCATTCAGTGCTCTTGATCCCATAACTAAAAACCAGCTTCAGGATGAATTGTTTGATCTGCAGCAGGAATTGAAAAAGACAATAGTATTTGTAACTCATGATATGGATGAAGCAATAAAACTTGGAGATAGAATATGCATAATGAAGGATGGCAATATACTTCAATTTGATATTCCGGAAGAAATATTGAAAAATCCAGCACATGGTTTTGTAGAAGAATTCATAGGAAAGAATAGAATTTGGAATAAGCCTGAATTTATAAAGGCAAGAGATATAATGATAACTAATCCTGTAGTAACCAATTCAGAAAGAACAATAGTTCAGGCGGTAGAAATAATGAGGGCAAATAAAGTGGATGCACTTATGATCGTAGATAAGACTTCGAAACTAATTGGCATAACAACCATTAAAGATATAAGAAGAGGTATGGATAAGACCTTGAAATTGAAAGATATAATGGAAAAGAATATATTTTCGGTGGATGAAGAAGACAGCATAGTTGATGTACTTAAGGAGATAAATGATGAGAAAGTAGGATATATACCTGTTCTGGATAATAAAGGTAAATTGGCAGGACTTATTACTAGAAGCAGTCTAATAACAGTTTTAAGTACTCAATTTTTGGATGCAGAGGAGGTTATCCAATGA